The following coding sequences lie in one Brevibacterium marinum genomic window:
- a CDS encoding sarcosine oxidase subunit delta codes for MLLISCPNCGPRDETEFHYGGQAHVEYPKDPHALSDREWAQFLFYRDNDRGAYAERWSHSLGCRKWFNAVRDTVTYDFIAVYPMGQARPDTHAAAAPQTSSTTESEGAVR; via the coding sequence ATGCTTCTCATCAGCTGCCCGAACTGCGGGCCCAGAGACGAAACCGAGTTCCACTACGGGGGACAGGCCCACGTCGAGTACCCGAAGGACCCCCACGCCCTGTCCGACAGGGAATGGGCTCAGTTCCTCTTCTACCGTGACAACGACCGCGGAGCCTACGCCGAACGCTGGAGCCACAGCCTCGGCTGCCGCAAATGGTTCAATGCCGTCCGCGACACCGTCACCTACGACTTCATCGCCGTCTATCCCATGGGCCAGGCGCGGCCCGACACCCACGCCGCGGCTGCTCCACAAACCTCCTCGACCACCGAATCCGAAGGAGCGGTCCGATGA
- a CDS encoding sarcosine oxidase subunit beta family protein — protein sequence MADLPPEHPDFLWRNPEPKKSYEAVIIGGGGHGLATAYYLAKNHGMTNIAILERGWLAGGNMARNTTIIRSNYLWDESAAMYEKSLKLWEQLPEELDYDFLFSQRGVLNLAHTLQDVRESQRRVNANALNGVDAEWLDPKQVKEVCPIINIGDDLRYPVMGATFQPRAGIAKHDHVAWAFARKCDEMGVDIIQNCEVTGIERIGDKVVGVQTTRGDIATEKVAMCVAGDSSVLADMAGIRLPIQSHPLQALVSELFEPVHPTVVMSNHVHVYVSQAHKGELVMGAGVDSYNGYGQRGGFHVIEEQLAAAVELFPIFARAHVLRTWGGIVDVTLDASPIVSKTEVDGLYANCGWGTGGFKGTPAAGLTFAHTIANDEPHPLNAPYALDRFETGHLIDEHGAAAVAH from the coding sequence ATGGCTGACCTCCCACCGGAACACCCAGACTTCCTGTGGCGCAACCCCGAGCCGAAGAAGTCCTACGAAGCCGTCATCATCGGCGGCGGCGGACACGGCCTGGCCACCGCCTACTACCTCGCGAAGAACCACGGCATGACCAACATCGCGATCCTCGAGCGCGGATGGCTGGCCGGCGGCAACATGGCGCGCAACACGACGATCATCCGCTCGAACTACCTCTGGGACGAGTCGGCTGCGATGTACGAGAAGTCCCTCAAGCTCTGGGAGCAGCTGCCCGAGGAACTCGACTACGACTTCCTGTTCTCCCAGCGCGGTGTGCTCAACCTCGCCCACACGCTGCAGGACGTGCGTGAGTCCCAGCGCCGGGTGAACGCGAACGCGCTCAACGGCGTCGACGCCGAATGGCTCGACCCCAAGCAGGTCAAGGAAGTCTGCCCGATCATCAACATCGGCGACGACCTGCGCTACCCGGTCATGGGCGCGACCTTCCAGCCGCGTGCCGGGATCGCCAAGCACGACCATGTGGCCTGGGCCTTCGCCCGCAAATGCGATGAGATGGGCGTCGACATCATCCAGAACTGCGAGGTCACCGGAATCGAGCGCATCGGCGACAAGGTCGTCGGGGTCCAGACCACCCGTGGTGATATCGCCACCGAGAAGGTCGCCATGTGCGTGGCCGGAGACTCCTCGGTGCTCGCCGACATGGCCGGCATCCGCCTGCCGATCCAGTCCCACCCCCTCCAGGCCCTGGTGTCCGAACTCTTCGAACCCGTGCACCCGACCGTCGTCATGTCCAACCACGTCCACGTCTACGTCTCCCAGGCGCACAAGGGCGAGCTGGTCATGGGCGCCGGCGTCGACTCCTACAACGGCTACGGCCAACGAGGCGGCTTCCACGTCATCGAGGAGCAGCTGGCGGCCGCGGTCGAGCTCTTCCCCATCTTCGCCCGCGCACATGTGCTGCGCACCTGGGGCGGCATCGTCGACGTCACCCTCGACGCCTCCCCGATCGTGTCGAAGACTGAGGTCGACGGGCTCTACGCCAACTGCGGCTGGGGCACCGGCGGTTTCAAGGGCACACCCGCGGCCGGGCTCACCTTCGCCCACACCATCGCGAACGATGAACCGCACCCGCTCAATGCCCCCTACGCCCTCGACCGGTTCGAGACCGGTCACCTCATCGACGAGCACGGCGCAGCGGCCGTGGCCCACTGA
- the glyA gene encoding serine hydroxymethyltransferase: protein MSEQLVEPLASPAQPPAQPPAQPPAQPPTQQAAQPPALSHSQSTVEFDSREPVELSVPIGELDPEIAGFIDAELHRQREGLEMIASENHTPAAVMAAQGSVLTNKYAEGYPGRRYYGGCEHVDEIERIAIARVKELFGADYANVQPHSGAQANASVMHALIRPGDTVLGLNLAHGGHLTHGMKINFSGRLYSIVPYGVDEESGRVDMAEVERLAHEQQPKLIVAGWSAYTRQLDFAEFRRIADSVGAYLMVDMAHFAGLVAAGLHPSPVPHAHVVSSTTHKTLGGPRGGIILTNDADIAKKINSAVFPGQQGGPLEHVIAGKAVAFGLAATDTFVDKQKRTLAGSYELARRLGEDDVAERGITVLTGATDVHLVLVDLRDSVLDGAQAEDLLARIGITVNRNAVPNDPRPPMVTSGLRIGTPALASRGFGSPAFAEVADIIAEVLKAGAAEGGASPETIAELSGRVTRLAGDHPLYPAISEIGAR from the coding sequence ATGTCAGAACAACTCGTCGAGCCTCTCGCCTCGCCCGCGCAGCCGCCGGCACAGCCGCCCGCGCAGCCGCCGGCACAGCCGCCCACGCAGCAGGCGGCACAACCACCCGCACTGTCGCACTCACAGTCGACCGTGGAGTTCGACAGCAGAGAGCCGGTCGAACTGAGCGTGCCCATCGGCGAACTCGATCCCGAGATCGCCGGCTTCATCGATGCCGAGCTGCACCGTCAGCGCGAAGGCCTCGAGATGATCGCCTCGGAGAATCACACTCCGGCAGCGGTCATGGCCGCGCAGGGGTCCGTGCTGACGAACAAGTACGCCGAGGGCTACCCGGGCCGCCGCTACTACGGCGGCTGCGAGCACGTCGACGAGATCGAGCGCATCGCCATCGCCCGCGTCAAGGAGCTCTTCGGCGCCGATTACGCCAACGTCCAGCCCCATTCGGGAGCCCAGGCCAACGCCTCTGTCATGCACGCTCTCATCCGCCCCGGTGACACCGTGCTCGGCCTCAACCTCGCCCACGGCGGCCACCTCACCCACGGGATGAAGATCAACTTCTCCGGCCGCCTCTACTCGATCGTCCCCTACGGCGTCGACGAGGAGTCAGGCCGCGTGGACATGGCCGAGGTCGAACGTCTCGCCCATGAGCAGCAGCCGAAGCTCATCGTCGCCGGCTGGTCCGCCTATACCCGTCAGCTCGACTTCGCCGAGTTCCGCCGCATCGCCGATTCGGTGGGCGCCTACCTCATGGTCGACATGGCCCACTTCGCCGGACTCGTCGCGGCGGGTCTGCATCCCTCACCGGTGCCGCACGCCCATGTGGTGTCCTCGACGACGCACAAGACACTCGGCGGGCCCCGCGGCGGCATCATCCTCACCAACGACGCGGACATCGCGAAGAAGATCAACTCTGCAGTCTTCCCCGGCCAGCAGGGCGGCCCACTCGAGCATGTCATCGCCGGCAAAGCCGTGGCCTTCGGACTCGCGGCCACCGACACCTTCGTCGACAAGCAGAAGCGGACCCTGGCCGGCTCGTACGAACTGGCGCGCCGCCTCGGCGAAGATGACGTCGCCGAACGCGGCATCACGGTCCTCACCGGTGCCACGGACGTCCACCTCGTCCTCGTCGATCTCCGCGATTCCGTACTCGACGGAGCCCAGGCCGAAGACCTGCTCGCCCGTATCGGCATCACCGTCAACCGCAATGCCGTGCCGAACGATCCGCGCCCGCCGATGGTCACCTCGGGGCTGCGCATCGGTACCCCGGCGCTGGCCAGCCGCGGATTCGGCTCGCCCGCTTTCGCCGAGGTGGCCGACATCATCGCCGAGGTGCTCAAGGCCGGTGCGGCCGAAGGTGGCGCAAGCCCCGAGACCATCGCCGAACTGAGCGGCCGGGTCACCCGGCTCGCCGGCGACCACCCGCTCTACCCCGCAATCTCAGAGATCGGAGCACGCTGA
- a CDS encoding GntR family transcriptional regulator — MQSSAEAVSQKSSLADHAYEILRHRLIMLDIAPGDPINEAALSTELDVGRTPIREALKRLESDHLVVSYPRRGTFASNVDLKDLSTISEMREVLEPIAARKAANNLTPERRREFEATITDLRALSAADEPRALMERDLEVHRLIYHSVDNPHLMETLVRLDDLATRIWCLVIPRIPDLIGHIREHIDLLEAILEGKEAAVEAHAAEHVREFDRTLRSALR; from the coding sequence ATGCAGTCGTCGGCCGAAGCGGTGTCCCAGAAGTCATCCCTTGCCGATCACGCCTATGAGATCCTCCGCCATCGCCTCATCATGCTCGACATCGCCCCCGGCGACCCCATCAACGAGGCTGCGCTCAGTACCGAACTCGACGTCGGACGGACCCCGATCCGTGAGGCGCTCAAGCGCTTGGAGAGCGATCACCTCGTCGTCTCCTACCCGCGCCGCGGGACGTTCGCGAGCAATGTCGACCTCAAGGATCTGTCGACGATCTCCGAGATGCGGGAAGTCCTTGAGCCCATCGCCGCACGCAAGGCAGCCAACAACCTCACCCCTGAGCGTCGCCGCGAGTTCGAAGCCACAATCACTGACCTGCGCGCGCTGAGTGCCGCTGATGAGCCGCGTGCCCTCATGGAGCGCGACCTCGAGGTCCACCGCCTCATCTATCACTCAGTCGACAATCCGCACCTGATGGAGACCCTCGTCCGCCTCGACGATCTGGCCACCCGGATCTGGTGTCTCGTCATCCCTCGCATCCCGGACCTCATCGGCCACATCCGCGAGCACATCGACCTTCTCGAGGCGATCCTCGAAGGCAAGGAGGCGGCCGTCGAGGCCCACGCCGCCGAACACGTCCGCGAATTCGACAGGACACTGCGCTCCGCTCTGCGCTGA
- a CDS encoding cytochrome b/b6 domain-containing protein, which produces MATYSSSLRSGLPRVPGGEPWPPEGAIGEPVEPGMSPEPEDADESVDAAEGYDSAEPIEPADTGESVAGEQSVDAESSAEPADADTAEETEASASVGTGAAVGAAGVAAGAAAGTAAASDADAGSTSEVPLRRGLPRVEGGEPWPPEGLAPAGAKAPSSASSAAAPAAAATAGAGAAVGTAAVAGSDAPEEPAAAAPVDTEPAAESAASEPVVAESGAESAPAGDVPLRRGLPRVAGGDPWPPEGVAPAGAKAASATSTSSSGHMAESAPATETSAESSPSAADAAPAAGETSSDAEGSSAAPAAATAGAVGAAAGAGAAVAATGKKSSDELSDTPLRRGLPRVAGGDPWPPEGFAPASAGAAPTSTDTSASADTDTAASSGAGAAASAEKPAASTSAEKPAAEEPAQVDSEKSADSSSAAPAAAAGAGAAAVGAGAAAAGSSSDQKPAATSAEKKPARSGLPKSTGPAQRKPMSKPAAKATDKPTAKPAAKPTEKPASAPAKSTAASGSAATKTAAAKKKEPTMIGSKSVGQWAKLGGLGLGGLIVVAGILVLAARGLTTLPGVPEFLERYPGEYHLPEFVDDGFPGWARWTHFLNVFFMVLIIRSGLQVRHQQKPPAFYTPKKGGKKVSINLWFHTGIDLLWLANGVIFVVLLFISGHWARIVPTSWEVFPNAVSAMLQYAMLDWPAEDGWVNYNSLQQLMYFIVVFIAAPLAAITGVRMSEWWPKDVAKLNKIYPAPLARAIHFPTMIFFVVFILIHVFLVLATGMRQNLNHMYGGSDDLNWVGFIWFVVSLAVIAGGWFAARPMLLAPIANMFGRVSSR; this is translated from the coding sequence ATGGCCACCTACTCCAGTTCGCTGCGCTCGGGCCTGCCCAGAGTTCCGGGCGGTGAGCCGTGGCCCCCAGAGGGGGCTATCGGTGAGCCGGTCGAGCCGGGCATGTCTCCGGAGCCGGAAGACGCCGACGAGTCGGTAGATGCGGCCGAGGGGTATGACTCGGCTGAGCCGATCGAGCCGGCTGATACGGGAGAGTCGGTCGCCGGCGAGCAGTCCGTTGACGCTGAGTCGTCAGCCGAACCTGCCGATGCCGACACCGCCGAAGAGACCGAAGCGTCCGCTTCCGTCGGGACCGGTGCGGCAGTCGGCGCCGCCGGCGTCGCTGCCGGGGCAGCGGCTGGAACTGCCGCCGCATCCGATGCGGATGCGGGATCAACCAGTGAGGTTCCGTTGCGCAGGGGCCTGCCCCGCGTCGAAGGCGGCGAACCGTGGCCGCCTGAGGGTCTCGCGCCTGCAGGCGCGAAAGCACCCTCGAGTGCTTCGTCTGCTGCAGCCCCGGCCGCCGCTGCCACCGCGGGCGCCGGCGCGGCGGTCGGCACTGCCGCGGTCGCCGGTTCCGATGCTCCGGAGGAGCCGGCAGCCGCAGCTCCGGTGGACACCGAGCCTGCCGCTGAATCTGCCGCGTCCGAACCTGTTGTGGCTGAATCGGGTGCCGAGTCCGCGCCGGCCGGTGATGTTCCTCTGCGTCGCGGTCTGCCCCGCGTCGCCGGTGGAGATCCGTGGCCGCCGGAGGGTGTTGCTCCCGCCGGTGCGAAGGCCGCCTCCGCGACCTCGACGTCCTCGTCTGGTCACATGGCCGAGTCTGCTCCCGCGACCGAGACCTCTGCGGAATCGAGTCCATCCGCTGCCGATGCGGCTCCCGCAGCAGGTGAGACGTCCAGCGACGCAGAAGGGTCATCGGCTGCCCCAGCTGCGGCAACGGCCGGAGCCGTCGGTGCGGCTGCAGGCGCGGGCGCCGCGGTCGCCGCCACCGGGAAGAAGTCATCCGATGAGCTCAGCGATACGCCTCTGCGCCGTGGGCTGCCCCGTGTCGCGGGCGGAGATCCGTGGCCCCCAGAGGGCTTCGCGCCGGCATCCGCCGGTGCCGCACCGACCTCGACCGACACCTCCGCTTCCGCCGACACTGACACCGCCGCTTCGAGCGGCGCAGGCGCTGCCGCTTCGGCCGAGAAGCCTGCCGCATCGACCTCGGCCGAGAAGCCTGCCGCAGAAGAACCTGCTCAGGTCGACTCCGAGAAGTCGGCCGACTCCTCTTCGGCTGCTCCGGCAGCCGCCGCTGGAGCGGGCGCCGCAGCAGTCGGTGCCGGTGCAGCTGCGGCGGGTTCGAGTTCCGACCAGAAGCCAGCGGCCACCTCGGCGGAAAAGAAACCGGCCCGCTCCGGACTGCCGAAGTCGACTGGCCCCGCGCAGCGCAAGCCGATGAGCAAGCCTGCTGCGAAGGCCACGGACAAGCCGACCGCGAAGCCCGCGGCCAAGCCGACAGAGAAACCTGCGTCCGCACCGGCCAAGTCGACAGCGGCTTCGGGCTCGGCGGCGACCAAGACCGCAGCGGCGAAGAAGAAGGAACCGACGATGATCGGTTCGAAGTCCGTGGGGCAGTGGGCGAAGCTCGGTGGCCTCGGACTCGGCGGACTCATCGTCGTCGCCGGAATCCTGGTCCTCGCAGCCCGCGGGCTGACGACTCTGCCCGGTGTGCCCGAATTCCTCGAACGTTACCCGGGCGAATACCATCTGCCGGAGTTCGTCGACGACGGATTCCCCGGATGGGCACGGTGGACGCACTTCCTCAATGTGTTCTTCATGGTCCTCATCATCCGTTCGGGACTGCAGGTGCGTCACCAGCAGAAGCCACCGGCCTTCTACACCCCGAAGAAGGGTGGCAAGAAGGTCAGCATCAACCTGTGGTTCCACACAGGCATCGATCTGCTGTGGCTGGCCAACGGCGTCATCTTCGTCGTGCTGCTGTTCATCTCCGGACACTGGGCGCGGATCGTGCCGACGAGCTGGGAGGTCTTCCCGAACGCCGTCTCGGCGATGCTGCAGTATGCGATGTTGGATTGGCCCGCTGAAGACGGGTGGGTCAACTACAACTCGCTGCAGCAGCTGATGTACTTCATCGTCGTGTTCATCGCTGCCCCGCTGGCTGCGATCACCGGTGTGCGGATGAGCGAGTGGTGGCCGAAGGACGTTGCGAAGCTCAACAAGATCTATCCGGCTCCGCTGGCACGAGCGATCCACTTCCCGACGATGATCTTCTTCGTCGTGTTCATCCTCATCCACGTGTTCCTCGTGCTCGCCACGGGCATGCGTCAGAACCTCAACCACATGTACGGGGGTTCGGATGACCTGAACTGGGTCGGATTCATCTGGTTCGTGGTGTCACTGGCCGTCATCGCCGGCGGGTGGTTCGCTGCCAGGCCGATGCTGCTGGCACCGATCGCGAACATGTTCGGACGCGTCTCCAGCCGCTAG
- a CDS encoding electron transfer flavoprotein subunit alpha/FixB family protein, protein MSEFPQDSILSVLTADSEGQLEKPAAELIGGAGEIGTPVALVLAPAGRGEAAAQQAASFGAVQVLIAEVPETDSALGTFAVDALSAASDLTAPDAILIPHSIDGRDIAGRFAVRSGSAVSVDALGVERDSEGIVAHHSVYGGGYTASSAPTFGAPVVTVRQGSIETRGQAQSVNSQVLEVADSGKRSAQVESFEAVVETSSRPELRGASKVVSGGRGVGSEESFELVGEFADVLGAALGASRAAVDAGYIAQSHQVGQTGVSVSPQLYVALGISGAIQHKAGMQTSKTIVAVNKDGEAPIFDIADYGVVGDLFKIVPQSIETLKENKS, encoded by the coding sequence ATGTCCGAATTCCCACAAGACTCCATTCTCTCCGTCCTCACCGCCGACTCCGAGGGCCAGCTGGAGAAGCCGGCCGCCGAGCTGATCGGCGGCGCCGGTGAGATCGGCACCCCCGTCGCGCTGGTGCTGGCACCTGCGGGCCGCGGAGAGGCCGCCGCTCAGCAAGCCGCGTCCTTCGGTGCCGTGCAGGTCCTCATCGCCGAGGTGCCCGAGACCGACTCCGCCCTCGGCACCTTCGCCGTCGACGCCCTGAGCGCTGCCAGCGACCTCACCGCGCCCGATGCCATCCTCATCCCGCACTCGATCGACGGCAGGGACATCGCCGGACGCTTCGCCGTCCGCAGCGGATCGGCCGTGTCCGTCGACGCCCTCGGCGTCGAGCGCGACAGTGAAGGAATCGTGGCCCACCACTCGGTCTACGGCGGCGGCTACACCGCTTCCTCGGCCCCGACCTTCGGCGCTCCCGTCGTCACCGTCCGGCAGGGCTCCATCGAGACCCGCGGTCAGGCCCAGTCCGTGAACTCCCAGGTTCTCGAGGTTGCCGATTCCGGCAAGCGCTCGGCTCAGGTCGAGTCGTTCGAAGCCGTCGTCGAGACCTCCTCGCGTCCCGAACTGCGTGGTGCCTCGAAGGTCGTCTCCGGCGGCCGAGGTGTGGGTTCGGAGGAGTCCTTCGAACTCGTCGGTGAGTTCGCCGATGTGCTCGGTGCGGCTCTCGGTGCCTCGCGTGCCGCCGTCGATGCCGGCTACATCGCTCAGTCCCACCAGGTCGGACAGACCGGCGTGTCCGTGTCGCCGCAGCTCTATGTCGCGCTCGGCATCTCCGGTGCGATCCAGCACAAGGCCGGCATGCAGACCTCGAAGACCATCGTTGCGGTGAACAAGGACGGCGAAGCGCCGATCTTCGACATCGCCGATTACGGCGTCGTCGGCGACCTGTTCAAGATCGTTCCGCAGTCGATCGAGACCTTGAAAGAGAACAAATCCTGA
- a CDS encoding electron transfer flavoprotein subunit beta/FixA family protein yields MKIAVLVKEVPDTYGDRKLNLETGLADRAASEAVLDEIGERALEVALSHKDGNDGTEVTVVSMAPDTATATIRKGLAMGADNAVHVSDEELLGADLGLTAEVLAAAIRRGEFDLVVTGNVSTDGNGGMMPAMLAEHLDLPHVTGLSALEIADGKVTGTRGVEGGKQEVSAELPAVISITEALPEARFPNFKGIMAAKKKPFEVIGLSDLDIDANDQSTARSIMVTVAEKPPREAGEKIVDEGNGGAELADFLIKNRLA; encoded by the coding sequence TTGAAGATCGCGGTGTTGGTCAAAGAGGTCCCGGACACATACGGGGATCGGAAACTGAATTTGGAGACCGGTTTGGCGGATCGTGCCGCCTCGGAAGCGGTCCTCGACGAAATCGGTGAGCGTGCACTCGAAGTCGCACTCTCCCACAAGGACGGCAACGACGGAACCGAGGTGACCGTCGTTTCGATGGCACCCGACACCGCGACCGCCACGATTCGCAAGGGCCTGGCCATGGGCGCGGACAACGCCGTGCACGTGTCCGACGAGGAACTCCTCGGTGCCGACCTGGGCCTGACCGCCGAGGTTCTGGCAGCGGCCATCCGCCGTGGCGAGTTCGACCTCGTCGTGACCGGCAACGTCTCCACCGACGGCAACGGCGGGATGATGCCGGCCATGCTCGCCGAGCACCTGGACCTCCCGCATGTGACGGGCCTGAGTGCGCTGGAGATCGCTGATGGCAAGGTCACCGGCACCCGCGGAGTCGAGGGCGGCAAGCAGGAAGTCAGCGCCGAGCTCCCGGCCGTCATCTCCATCACCGAGGCGCTTCCCGAGGCCCGTTTCCCGAACTTCAAGGGGATCATGGCCGCGAAGAAGAAGCCGTTCGAGGTCATAGGCCTGTCCGACCTCGACATCGACGCGAACGACCAGTCCACTGCACGATCGATCATGGTCACGGTGGCGGAGAAGCCGCCACGTGAAGCCGGAGAGAAGATCGTCGACGAAGGAAACGGCGGAGCAGAACTCGCCGACTTCCTCATCAAGAACCGTTTGGCCTAA
- a CDS encoding Lrp/AsnC ligand binding domain-containing protein, whose translation MAFDLDDIDRSIIAALVDDSRLSVRQLAERVHISRSAAHKRFSALIESGAIRKFTAEVDRSALGMTVTAVVVVKIGDRPWPEVRDELAELPFVEKVQAVSGDIDALVTVNAPDNTALSQVILRRIHEVPGVVSSRSLLILDEAEGHRPGSGH comes from the coding sequence GTGGCATTCGACCTCGACGATATCGACCGCAGCATCATCGCTGCCCTCGTCGACGACTCGCGCCTGAGCGTCCGTCAGCTGGCCGAGCGGGTGCACATCTCCCGGTCGGCCGCCCATAAGCGCTTCTCCGCCCTCATCGAATCGGGTGCGATCAGGAAATTCACCGCCGAGGTGGACCGCAGCGCCCTCGGCATGACCGTGACCGCAGTGGTCGTCGTCAAGATCGGCGATCGTCCCTGGCCCGAGGTCAGAGATGAACTCGCCGAACTGCCGTTCGTCGAGAAGGTCCAAGCCGTCAGCGGAGACATCGATGCCCTCGTGACTGTGAACGCTCCGGACAATACGGCCCTGTCGCAGGTGATTCTGCGCAGAATCCACGAGGTCCCGGGTGTGGTCTCCTCCCGTTCCCTGCTCATCCTCGATGAGGCGGAAGGACACCGGCCCGGCTCCGGCCACTGA
- a CDS encoding ABC transporter substrate-binding protein: protein MKLNRITAAVIASVAGLGLLAGCSGGEGGDREGSGEAETRTVTDSSGAEIEVPAEPENVATLHYAATETLMDLDLPPVGQGAFQEPFVPEEWVEQLGDIPVVAQREPDLEQLAEVAPDLILAPNIYEPDTIEQMEEIAPVYQFTLRGGDRADWQQRVEEVADAVNQSGELEKLDADFEAEQKKIAAEHGDALEGAKLGVVSSFEDNSAYLWGSENMVGSLFRPLGFDWSDDEDAAIGEYADAAQGGNTSGIKEPEAQISMEVLDESLSDADIIFVTSDMRGEYDALTEKLLDSAVFEELPAVRAGHVYPHGKATIAGYSDARHGVEMARKAIGEYQKG from the coding sequence ATGAAACTCAATCGCATCACCGCAGCTGTGATCGCTTCCGTGGCCGGCCTCGGTCTCCTGGCCGGGTGCTCGGGAGGAGAGGGCGGTGATAGGGAGGGCTCGGGCGAGGCCGAGACCCGCACGGTCACCGACTCCAGCGGTGCCGAGATCGAAGTCCCCGCGGAACCGGAGAATGTGGCCACTCTGCACTATGCCGCGACCGAGACCCTCATGGACCTCGATCTGCCTCCCGTCGGCCAGGGTGCGTTCCAGGAACCCTTCGTTCCCGAGGAGTGGGTCGAGCAGCTCGGTGACATCCCGGTCGTGGCCCAGAGGGAGCCCGACCTGGAGCAGCTGGCGGAGGTGGCACCCGACCTCATCCTCGCCCCCAACATCTACGAACCGGACACGATCGAACAGATGGAGGAGATCGCACCGGTCTACCAGTTCACTCTGCGCGGCGGCGACCGCGCCGATTGGCAGCAGCGCGTCGAGGAGGTCGCCGACGCCGTCAATCAGAGCGGCGAACTCGAAAAGCTCGACGCCGACTTCGAAGCCGAACAGAAGAAGATCGCCGCGGAGCACGGTGATGCCCTCGAGGGTGCGAAGCTGGGCGTCGTTTCGTCGTTCGAGGACAACTCCGCCTACCTGTGGGGCAGCGAGAACATGGTCGGGTCCCTGTTCAGGCCGCTCGGCTTCGACTGGTCCGACGACGAGGATGCCGCGATCGGGGAGTACGCCGACGCCGCGCAGGGCGGGAACACGTCCGGAATCAAGGAGCCGGAGGCACAGATCTCGATGGAAGTCCTCGACGAGAGCCTGTCCGACGCCGACATCATCTTCGTCACCTCGGACATGCGCGGAGAGTACGACGCGCTGACCGAGAAGCTGCTGGACTCGGCCGTGTTCGAGGAGCTGCCTGCGGTCAGGGCCGGACACGTCTATCCCCACGGCAAGGCCACGATCGCCGGATACTCCGATGCGAGGCACGGCGTCGAGATGGCCCGGAAGGCGATCGGGGAATACCAGAAGGGCTGA